The nucleotide window CCTTGTTATTGTTTATGTTGTTTACCTTCCGTGTGCAACTCAGTCGACAGGCTCGTAATCAATACGATCGCAGAAAGGGAGAGCGTGATAGAAGACATGCTCATGCCCATGAATGGCGCGAAGCTAAAGAGGAACGCAGGCATAATAAAGAACCAAGGCGTAAACAGCAAGATAGAAGGGAGAAACCTCCTGAAAGGTTGAAGCTGTAATATTAAAGTATCCATTGCCGATTCTTTTCCAGATTGACAGAGTTTTGTGTGTCTTGTAGACTCCTAGCACTCTTCAATTTGGATTAGTTATGGCGGCAAATATTCATATCCAGAAAACCGATTTTTCCCTTCCTGTTATTCAACTATCGCAATGTGATGTTGCAGAATTAAAACAAGAGCTTGAGCAATTTGCATTAAGTGACTCTGATGAAAGCATTGCTGTACCTTGTATTCTCGCAATTGACAATGAGTTTACCGAGCCAACTTTTTTAGCCCAATCATTGGAGTGTTTTCGACAGCATGGTTTTTTACCTATTGGCCTTAAGACAGAGTTGGATGGCATTATCCAACAGGCTAAGTATGCTGGGCTGGCAGTGTTTAGTGAGAAATTGAATCAATTAGAACTGTTTGATGCCGTTTTGTTACAGCAGCAGGTTAAAACTCCGATTGCAGAACAGAATGTCAGTCCCAAACCGTCCGAGAAAAAAATGCCCGTCATTTTGCACCGTAGCATCACCAGTGGCGAACAAATCTACGCTGAACATAACGACTTGGTCGTTTTAGGTGATGTTGCCGTTGATGCTGAAGTGATTGCGGATGGAAATATCTACATTGGCGGAAGCCTGATGGGCAAAGCGTATGCTGGAAATTCCGGCTTAATGAATGTGGACGAAATCAGTGTGCGAGCGACTTCATTTGAACCTCAGTTGATCAGTATTGCAGGTTTCTATCAATTGTATGAAGACATCCCAACTAAATACCTGGGCTTGGCTGTCAAAGTGAAGTTTGAAGCACAGCGATTCGAATACCGTTTAGAGTAGATTGAGCTGTAACCTAGCAAAGGGTTAACCGTTGGTTCTATCAGTTATAAAAAAAACCGTTTAGTCAGAAGATTAAACGGTTTTTTTTATATGTGTTGCTTGATTACCAGGCCGGATGGGTTTTATTCATTCGGCTCAACCTTAACCAAGATGCCAAATAATGGGTGGTCGATGTAATGTAGTTCACCCGGTTTGATTTTTCGTGACTCTTTTAGGTTAAAACGCCAATGGGTAGGGTGCTCCCCATTAGATAAATTTTGGTTTTGGGCAAATTCATCCATAATTTTTGTCGGAATACGGCGCTCAAACTCTAAGTCGAAGTCTACATGGGCAAAACGAGTTTTGTATAAACGTACCGTGCCGATTAAGTTTGAACCTACTTTTTGGTCGTTCTCAATCAGAACGGTCGGGGCATTTTTATTGGCATAAGCCATTTGTGACCAGGCCTGGTGAAATAAAACACGATAACCTTTTTTATTAAGCTGGTTTTCGGTTCCCGCTAAGGTTTGATTACGTCGGTCGATCCATAGTGGTTTTTGATTACGAGTGAAAACCGATGTACTTCCTCGAGTGCTTGGCAGTTGAATGTCATCTGGCCAATATTCCTCTGTCCATCCTTTTAAACTCAAGTGTTCAAACACAATCACTTCAATCGTATAAGAGGGTGCTTGTGCCTGCGATTGTGTTGATAGTAATGCTAGATTAGCAAAAGCTAAAATCAATATAAGGCGAGTTTTTAATAAAAATAAACGTGTTAATATTTGCATATTTTGGCTCGTAAAAATTACTCTGAAATTGCGTTTTCAACAATGGGTCGGTCAGTTCACTCGGTGGTTGCAATGCTGCGAATAACCAGTTCAATCGCCGATATTCTTTGTTCAATAGTGGGCATTGTATCGAAAAAGCTCAGTTCCGTTTGCCCTTTTAGTTGAAATTGCTTAGGTTGTGATTGAATTAACTTAATCAGCTTCATTGGGTCAATGTTTGGTTCATTATTGAACTGAATGCGAATCATCGATTCCCCAGCATCAAGCTTGGTGATGCCAATCGGTTCGATGAGCAGTTTAATCCGGGTCACTGCAAACAATTGTTTAACCGGGTCAGGCAGTAAACCAAAGCGATCAATCATCTCTACTTCCAGTTCACGTAGGTCGGCTTTGCTGTGAGCGCTGGCAATGCGTTTGTAGAAAACCAAACGGGTGTGCACATCGGGCAAATAGTCTTCGGGAATCAAGGCGGTTACCCCCAAATCAACTTCGCTACTACTATGTAATGCGGTATTGAGTTCAGGTTGTTTGCCCGACTTGAGAGCTTTAACGGCACGTTCAAGCAGTTCACTGTACAAGCCAAATCCAATCTCCTGAATCTGTCCTGATTGCCCATCACCTAAAAGTTCACCCGCACCGCGGATTTCCAAATCATGACTGGCAAGCATAAAGCCCGCTCCTAAGGTATCGTGTTTGGCTATCGCAGTGAGGCGTTTTTCGGCGTCCTTGGTCAACATCGATTTTCCAGCGGTAAACATATAAGCGTAAGCTTTGTGATGTGAACGTCCGACACGGCCTCGTAGCTGGTGTAGCTGAGCTAAACCGAATTTATCGGCACGATGGATGAGGATGGTGTTGGCGGTAGGAATGTCGATACCGGTCTCAATGATAGTGGTGCAAACTAGGATGTTATAACGGCGATGATAGAAATTTTCCATCACCGCTTCCAGTTCACGTTCGTGCATTTGCCCGTGGGCGTAAGTCACCTTGGCTTCGGGAATCAGTGCCTCGATATGTTCAACCATCTTTTCAATCTTATCGACTTGATTATAAAGAATGTAAACCTGGCCGCCTCGACGAATTTCACGCAGGGATGCCTCTCTGACCACATCGTCATTCCATTCCTGCACGAAGGTTTGTACCGCAAGGCGTTTGGCGGGCGCAGTGGCGATAATGGATAGGTCTCTAAGGTCATTCATGGCCATATTCAGCGTTCGTGGGATTGGTGTGGCGGTCATGGTTAAGACATCCACTTCGGTGCGCATCTTTTTAAGTTGCTCTTTTTGCCTGACCCCGAAACGATGCTCTTCATCAATGATGATTAACCCCAGATGTTTGTAATCGACATTCTTTTGAATCAATTTGTGGGTGCCGATAATGATGTCGACTTTGCCGGCCTTAAGGTCTTCTAAAGTAGTTTTTTGCTGTTTTGGCGTTTGAAAACGTGACAGCACTTCAATACGTACCGGCCAATCCGAAAAACGGCTTCTGAAATTTTCCAGGTGCTGATGCGCCAATAGGGTAGTTGGCACAAGCATGGCGACTTGTTTACCATCGTAGGCGGCAATAAAAGCCGCACGCATGGCGACTTCGGTTTTACCGAAACCAACATCACCGCAAACCAGTCGATCCATCGGAAGTTCCGAATGCATATCTTCGATAACGGCTTCTATCGCTTGTTGTTGATCGGGGGTTTCTTCAAATGGAAAGCTGGAGGCAAAGCGTTGGTAAGCTTCCTCGGGTGTTTTAAAGGCGTAACCGGGTCTGGCGGCACGTTGTGCGTAAACATCCAATAACTCTGCAGCTACATCGCGGACTTTTTCTGCGGCCTTACGTTTGGCCTTTTCCCATTTATCGCTGCCTAAACGGTGCAGAGGTGCAGTTTCTGGAGTGGCACCGGTATAACGGCTGATTAGGTGTAGCGATGAAACTGGAACGTAGAGTTTTGCATCACCTGCGTATTCGATCATCAAGAACTCTTTTTTATCGCCTTGGATTTCTAGAGTTTCCAGACCTAGATAGCGACCAACACCGTGGTCGATGTGTACGATTGGACTGCCTAAGTCGAGTTCTATCAAGTTACTGACAGCGGTATTGAAGTCATCGTGTTTACGCTTACGGCGACGCTTCTGAACGACGGTTTGCCCAAAAATTTGGGTTTCAGAGATTACACTGAATTGCTCGGTATGGATTGACGTCTCTAACGGACTAACGACAATGCAGTATGGCTGATTGGATTTGATCGCTTCCTGCCAGGTTCCGACAATTTGAGGGTGTTGTTGATATTTCCCAAGCAGGGTGAGTAAGGTTTCACGACGACCGGTGGTTTCGGCACTGTATATGACCTTGTGTTTATAGAGGTCTAGGAAGGCGTTGAGTTTGGCTAGCGGATATTCACTGTTGGATTGGACACCTAAGTCCGGTAGAGGTTGGGTGTCAAATATGGCCGTGGTTTTTTCCGAACAAACCGTTTCCAGAGTGATTCTATGATGTTGCTTTAATTCCGTTAAGAACTGGTTTGGCTGTAATAAAATTTCGGCCGGCTTGAGTAACGGAAAGTCTGGATTATGTTGGCCAATTTCATAACGTTCACTGTAATCCATCAATGTTTGATCAAGAGTTTGTTCGGTATTGCCAAAATCGAAAAAAAGACTATTTTCGGGCAGATAGTGAAACAGGCTGGTCAGTTCTTCATGAAATAAGGGTAGGTAATACTCTAGACCGCCAATGTTTTGCGCCTCGGTAACGCTTTTATAAACTTGCGCTTTTCGTGCCTCATCACCAAAATAGTCTTTGAATTTATTTCTAAATAAATCAATTCCTTGCTTGGTGAAGTTAAACTCCTTTGCAGGTAGTAATTCAATCTTTTCTATCTGTTCAATAGAGCGCTGGGTTTCTGGATCAAAACTACGGATGGATTCCACTTCATCATCAAACAAGTCTATTCTGAATGGGGTTTTACTACCCATCGGGAATAGGTCGATAATCGCTCCTCTGACTGCAAATTCACCATGCTCGTATACTTGACCGACTCTTTGATAGCTTCCTGATTCAAGCTGCTGGCTGAATTTTTCTACATCTACCGTGTCGCCGGTTTTAAGCATAAAAGTAAACTGTTGAATGTAATCATGCGGTACCACTTTTTGCATGAAAGTGGCGATGGGCACAATCAAGACACCATGATCAATACTGGGTAGACGATAAAGCGTTTTTAGTCGTTCTGAAACAATGTCTTGATGCGGTGAGAATTGGTCATAGGGCAGGGTTTCCCACTCAGGAAAGGTTAGGATTTCAGTAGAGTTCGCAAGAAAAAACGCCAAGTTTTCTTGGAGCTGGTTGGCCATTTGTGAGTTTTCAGTAAGAATAATCACCAGGCCTGGTGACGTTTGAATTCTATTAGCAATTGCCAAAGCGCTTTCAGATTGGGTTAGAGGTGCCCAAAATGAACGGTGGCCTTTAAGGGTGATTTGTTCTGGCGAGAGTAATGACGCAAGTTTTTTCATGCTTATAGTCGATTCTTTGTCAAAAATTTAGCCCAATATTTTAAACTACTGGTACTTTTAAAACTGACTAAATTATTAACTGTGAGGTAAATGTGGGGAATTGGGCTTTTTCTTGGGTGCAGATAATGGCTCATAACAAATCAAAATTACTTGCTGTTTGGGGTGTAATCAGTGCGTTAAGTTTGCTTGGAATCTTTAATTTAGATTTTTCAATGGTGTTGCCGGAAATGCTTTTGTTTGCAGCGAGCTTGGTTGTAATGAGTGCCGTTGTGGGATATTTGTTGGAGTCACCTAAGGTAGCGGTTTTACAATTAGGGCTAAGTGTTTATATTGCCTTGATGACGTTTGGATCTTTAGGTTGGTTGGGGTATGGCTTAACTCAGCAATCACTTTTGGGTTTGGTGGTTCTAATGACATTGTTAAGCAGTAACTTGGTCCATATTCTAAGTACCTTGTTGCGAGAGATGGCCAGGGGGTTGTTTCAATATGATGCCGTTGCGGAAGCTTTGAAATTGAATGCATCACCGATCTTTTTATCCAATCTAACGACTGCGCTAGGGTTTGTGTTTGCTGCATGGATGGATCCTCAGTACATGAGCTTGGCATGGTTGGTTGTGATTGGTGTGAGTTTTAGTTTTTTAATGAGTATCAGTTGGTTGCCGATGATGCTTTTAAACTGGTTGTTGGAGTTTAGGGTGGGGAATCCAGCAGATAGGCACGGCTTGACCTTTTTGGCGAAATGGCTTGAGAAAAATACCTTATATAGAAAAGGCTTTGTTGCGATAAGCTTGCTTTTAGGGGTTGTTCTAATCGGTTTGAATTGGAATGTCTTGCAGGGACTTGAACAGTTCATGTGGTTGATGGTTTTGTTTGTAGTGCTGTTTTGGTGGTTTTGGAAAAGTCTGGGGTTAGCTTTGCTAAATGTGTGGGTTAATTTGCTCGCCTTACTTACAGCGATGACACTGTTCACTTGGTTCTGTGGTGACTCTCAATGGGCTTTTTTGTTATGGATGGTGCCATTAGGGTTGATTGTCGATGATGGGATTCACTTTTTCTCACGTTACGCCCGTGCAAAATATACCGTTTTTTCAGAACCGAAGTCAGCGGTTGTTTTTGCAATGGCAAGTGTCGGTCGACCTATTTGGATCACCTCTTGGGTATTGTTTTCAGGTTTGGCGGTTTTATTGTTCAGTGAAAACCAAATGGTATATCAGGCCAGTCTATTGACCATGTTAGCCCTGGTTATCGCCACGATTCTCATATTGACAGTGCTTCCTGCTATTTTAATGACAAAAAGAAATTAATAATAAGTTGGAATCTATAGGTGATAAGTATTTGATGCAACTAGAAAATGTTATCAGGTTATTAACTTTGTTGATTTGCCATTGATAAATTTTATTTTCTTTTATGGTTGATTTAGTTCAAGATGCCTCATAAACTCAATGTTTGTGAGGCGAGGAGGTCGTTTTCATAAGTGTTGAAAATGGTTTTTCATTAAAAATAATAAGATGAGGCATAAACATGGCAACAGTTGTTGTAGTTGGTTCAAGTACCGGTGGTTTACCGATGTCTTACGATATTCGTAAGCATTTAGATAAGGGTCACACAGTAAAGGTAGTAAACGCAGTTGATGAGTTCAGTTTTGTTCCTTCTAACCCTTGGGTAGCAGTGGGTTG belongs to Thiomicrorhabdus immobilis and includes:
- the minC gene encoding septum site-determining protein MinC gives rise to the protein MAANIHIQKTDFSLPVIQLSQCDVAELKQELEQFALSDSDESIAVPCILAIDNEFTEPTFLAQSLECFRQHGFLPIGLKTELDGIIQQAKYAGLAVFSEKLNQLELFDAVLLQQQVKTPIAEQNVSPKPSEKKMPVILHRSITSGEQIYAEHNDLVVLGDVAVDAEVIADGNIYIGGSLMGKAYAGNSGLMNVDEISVRATSFEPQLISIAGFYQLYEDIPTKYLGLAVKVKFEAQRFEYRLE
- a CDS encoding CsiV family protein — encoded protein: MQILTRLFLLKTRLILILAFANLALLSTQSQAQAPSYTIEVIVFEHLSLKGWTEEYWPDDIQLPSTRGSTSVFTRNQKPLWIDRRNQTLAGTENQLNKKGYRVLFHQAWSQMAYANKNAPTVLIENDQKVGSNLIGTVRLYKTRFAHVDFDLEFERRIPTKIMDEFAQNQNLSNGEHPTHWRFNLKESRKIKPGELHYIDHPLFGILVKVEPNE
- a CDS encoding MMPL family transporter, yielding MAHNKSKLLAVWGVISALSLLGIFNLDFSMVLPEMLLFAASLVVMSAVVGYLLESPKVAVLQLGLSVYIALMTFGSLGWLGYGLTQQSLLGLVVLMTLLSSNLVHILSTLLREMARGLFQYDAVAEALKLNASPIFLSNLTTALGFVFAAWMDPQYMSLAWLVVIGVSFSFLMSISWLPMMLLNWLLEFRVGNPADRHGLTFLAKWLEKNTLYRKGFVAISLLLGVVLIGLNWNVLQGLEQFMWLMVLFVVLFWWFWKSLGLALLNVWVNLLALLTAMTLFTWFCGDSQWAFLLWMVPLGLIVDDGIHFFSRYARAKYTVFSEPKSAVVFAMASVGRPIWITSWVLFSGLAVLLFSENQMVYQASLLTMLALVIATILILTVLPAILMTKRN
- the mfd gene encoding transcription-repair coupling factor, which translates into the protein MKKLASLLSPEQITLKGHRSFWAPLTQSESALAIANRIQTSPGLVIILTENSQMANQLQENLAFFLANSTEILTFPEWETLPYDQFSPHQDIVSERLKTLYRLPSIDHGVLIVPIATFMQKVVPHDYIQQFTFMLKTGDTVDVEKFSQQLESGSYQRVGQVYEHGEFAVRGAIIDLFPMGSKTPFRIDLFDDEVESIRSFDPETQRSIEQIEKIELLPAKEFNFTKQGIDLFRNKFKDYFGDEARKAQVYKSVTEAQNIGGLEYYLPLFHEELTSLFHYLPENSLFFDFGNTEQTLDQTLMDYSERYEIGQHNPDFPLLKPAEILLQPNQFLTELKQHHRITLETVCSEKTTAIFDTQPLPDLGVQSNSEYPLAKLNAFLDLYKHKVIYSAETTGRRETLLTLLGKYQQHPQIVGTWQEAIKSNQPYCIVVSPLETSIHTEQFSVISETQIFGQTVVQKRRRKRKHDDFNTAVSNLIELDLGSPIVHIDHGVGRYLGLETLEIQGDKKEFLMIEYAGDAKLYVPVSSLHLISRYTGATPETAPLHRLGSDKWEKAKRKAAEKVRDVAAELLDVYAQRAARPGYAFKTPEEAYQRFASSFPFEETPDQQQAIEAVIEDMHSELPMDRLVCGDVGFGKTEVAMRAAFIAAYDGKQVAMLVPTTLLAHQHLENFRSRFSDWPVRIEVLSRFQTPKQQKTTLEDLKAGKVDIIIGTHKLIQKNVDYKHLGLIIIDEEHRFGVRQKEQLKKMRTEVDVLTMTATPIPRTLNMAMNDLRDLSIIATAPAKRLAVQTFVQEWNDDVVREASLREIRRGGQVYILYNQVDKIEKMVEHIEALIPEAKVTYAHGQMHERELEAVMENFYHRRYNILVCTTIIETGIDIPTANTILIHRADKFGLAQLHQLRGRVGRSHHKAYAYMFTAGKSMLTKDAEKRLTAIAKHDTLGAGFMLASHDLEIRGAGELLGDGQSGQIQEIGFGLYSELLERAVKALKSGKQPELNTALHSSSEVDLGVTALIPEDYLPDVHTRLVFYKRIASAHSKADLRELEVEMIDRFGLLPDPVKQLFAVTRIKLLIEPIGITKLDAGESMIRIQFNNEPNIDPMKLIKLIQSQPKQFQLKGQTELSFFDTMPTIEQRISAIELVIRSIATTE